From Cydia splendana chromosome 25, ilCydSple1.2, whole genome shotgun sequence:
cggggccatacaactccgtatgccgcaattcactttgcgacaatcgcgtcgcgagcagtcgcggaaaaatgtgacaaatcactattttaaaatcgctgcgatttttttgtcgcatatgcgcgcactgccatataaacacatacgttacatttctgcgactaaattatcgcgcgacaaaaagtcgtggtgcgcgcttggcctatgACAACGGtatgataaaaatatgtcaGAAACCATGGACCTAATATATAACTCTATGTCAGAAACATATCTTAAATTCTTCTAAATATTCTAAAACGTATTATTCTTATGTATTCTTATTTGCCATTTAATTGAAGAAACAGCCTAAATCATAATGAGTTTAAcggaaacaaaattaaaaaaatctcgGCCTTCGGTTAGGCCATTAAATTGTACAAGAACTTCGCGGTCTAATTCACCACGCAGCAGAACCAGAGAACAGATTTTTCAAAGATACGTTGATGTAATCGATTCAAAATCAGATACTACCACCTTTACAAGGCATTCGGAAAGACCATTTACAAACTTCGATGATGAGGCTTTTGGAGCCAATATAAATAGTAACAAAATCGCATGCACCAGCGATAACATGAAGAAGCTTATTCTTATGGGTAAGTCTTACATACTAGATGCattataatatctaaggacgggccttacgagcactaaaaatggtactagacCAGCGGTGTCCCTCACGAATTCGAACCAACTAGTTgggaccaatcgcgcgcgtgatgcgaactcattaATCAATCGtattgtagcggtgtcacaccgctgtactggccctaTACATGCCCCCATTATTATTGCCTGTAAGGCCAATCCTTaaatattatacgtcaatgacTAGATGATTATTAGATTACCTTCCACTTGGAACTTGTTTGAAGCCAGAGAAAATGATATAGAAATATAACAATATTCATTCACATAATtcctcagtttttttttatttcaacatGAAATTGTCCGAAAAGATCATCCACAGTTTGGGCCCCCTGAGACTGACTGATATACAATGTGGATATGCtgtattttgttattattcTGTACCTATTCTGTGATTGTTACTATTCtgtatttgtatgaaaaaaaagcaTGCAGATTTCCGAATCTGTATTCCTAATtcgcagtggcggatttgtacTTTCTAGTCTTTGCCGCTTTGAGATCTTTCCCCTTTCCCTGTACTTGTagtgtaagacgatattactcagtagcggatttgcagtctttgccgccctaggccccaggccctgtagccgcccctttctcagcacccatcgtattgactacattttgagtaaTTTTTTGTTACAATCAACGAagtttttgtcacaatttgtcGCTCctaaatatcttgccgccctaggcccgggcctactgtgccttagggcaaatccgccacctGCCAATTCGGATTCCTGATCAGAATTTCGAACGGCTGTGGCCAGccttagggtgctcttgacctggcctttcttcaggatttcccagGATCtaatcagagaaagtccgccaaggtctaccccttccaacttcTACTTCTCCCCTATACACCGGTAAGATGATTTTTAATAATATCAGTGCCTGCAGTGAATGTGCCACGGGCTCAGCAATTCCcagtaatagggaatattaggcaaagctaagctctgcgtaggtggcacctttgtggcacatagagtaaacaaaccacattgacacatggcttaccgcgaaacaagaaaatcgaaatttcgttatctaatctctctatcactcttgcatattcgagcgataaagaggtagataactaaatttcgatttagcgtttaccggtaggcctttgttaacaaaccgccttgatgcatcaatgtcatattttattgtctgtgaaaacttgtcaaaaaactgaaaaaacagtttaaggccatgaatctagtattaaactggattgggcatgagtggtggggataactgacagaacgggatggtctcacgtatctttcagtaggagtagcagagaaagcgctattattgtttgtccttatcacagtctcacatattttttgttccccaccttttttttagtatggataatggtgggcaacaaataaattagaccaatcacagtgtcgcatttgcgtatgttttgtccctcacggaggcacgcgtataccacttctatacgatcctaccttctatgtttaaggcacagtatgtataagttagtctatgaatttacagagtcggtagtgctgcactctggcggcagtacattgcagtaatatcccctattgtaaTTACTGGCGTATTGGCGACGATTTTAATTCGGAGGGTAGGTAGTAAAACAACTTACAATGGATGCAGTACTAAACCAAAAATGataggtttttttttcgatttttatttttaacgatGGAGCAGTATAATATACGGCCTTATGCCGGCtacatacgtaacgataaatcgttgcgataaaactgtgcagtccgactgTGCAGATAAATCGaaccgtgtgtatgacaaatcgttacgATAAATCGTTGATCGGTGGCAGTtgcaaattatatcagaaaaatcGTTGTCGAAGCGAACTGCACAGTTTTATCGTTGCGTGTGGATGGCGACCGTTCATTTCGGCAGTACTTCACGTCGCTCGCTTGTGTGATGTGTGCGCACGTGGGTTACCTATTATTCAAGTAAGtacattaatgaaaaaaataaactttagaatttggaaagtaaagaaagtgaattaaactaacatttattatgtgtaatcaaatatatatactgttactgtctatccttcggggccccctgaggaacGGGACCCTGTgtgcacgggccccgtgtgcccttatggtcaAGACGGTACTGCATTTAGTGCCAGTGACCCGATAGtagggttctctgttcgtagtcgctgtttttacaagcttttatttagtttcacctgactgttgtctgtctgtttgtcggtctgtaatcaaatctagcaagttaaatttgatccacttcccggtttccgattgagctgatttttttttgtatttgcattgtatttgtaatttgcgtgtataaatcggatgacaatccaATATTATGGCACCATTGAGCTGATCTgaggatggagacaggaggtggccataggaactctgtgatgaaacaacgcaacctaatagtgttaggggtttttataattgtcttgatgagtattagttgtctgttgtaagaaaagtacagtcagcaataaaagcttgtactaaaaatgaaatttttggcaaaaacttatttatgtacgctcatactataattttatttaatcgtatggctttACCTACATTATACATCTGTATAATAGAGAAATCATAAATCTAACTCCAAAGCAGTGCCATTGTGGATATGTTGTTTCTGATGAGCTTTGCGGAGAACTGACGATCGGCTCCGATATCGGAGGCGTGTGGAGGCACTAGGAACGTTCGATTTATCGCAcagtcggactgcacagttttatcgcaacgatttatcgttacgtatgtaGCCGGCATAAGTTGGTACTACTGCTCAGCTGTCATGAAGATGTCATTCATAACCCATCTGAGTGTTAATTTGCGGAAGAGTTGATGCGAATTTGTGCATTTATATTGATTGTATTTGTATAAAAATCCAATATTGTTACTATTTTTAGTGTTTAGATACAGTAGTAAAAAATGCCTGAATTTGACCTTAAAGATTCCATCATAACATCACTCAATGGTGAGTAATTTTCTGTTGCAATTTAAAGTTTCACGTTTTCGTATTACATAATTTTTGTTTCTTGTAATATTGTGTTGTTTGTATGACacaattgtttatttatagATGCTGAGCGCCCTATTTTGATGTAATTCAGTGCTGTTACGAGTTTAGTCCAGTTTgacttttataactcttaaaaaTGAAAAACGGGGATCCATTTAATTTTGGTACATACAAAACCTACGATTTTGTGCGTGTGTGTGGAATTACATTTGATTAACCTGAATTATTATTGTTCACAGTATAATTAATGGATACTTTTACATAGGTGTTAACTAAATAGtaacaattatttttataaaacataaCCTAAAAGTCTCAATTATCTAACTGTAACCATAACACAAGgatttgcttttgtaaaatatttcttttaaacTTAATTCCACAGACTGGATATGTCCTATACCTCTAAGGCTTTAGTTTTACGTGTATCACTTAATATTCCTTATTAATATTTGGATAAATTCCTCTGTGTATGCATAGTTTTACTTTTACTGGGCATTTTCTGCAAATCCACAGCCATTGCGCTTATTTTGCGTGAAATACGGGATAGCGATACTCGAACCACCACAGCTCCTACCCAAAGATTGTTTGGAAGAgatttgtagttttacatgtatgtaaaatgtataattattggtgcaatgaagaatatttacttaccttACTTACTCCTCCATGAAACCTAGCAAAGCTTTCATAACTATTAACTAAATAATATCATATAATATTAAGAATTGTTCTCAAAAATTATTGAattgggtttttttttttgagcccactgtgtcccactgctgggcaaaggcctcccccctcttctttTTTAATGTGACAAAATTTGGTTTTACATTTCTCATAATACAGTTATCATGGAATATGAGACAACAAGGATCTAAAAATTGCACATATTCTCACTCTAACCAAAGTACACACAAACAAAATGTGTCCACATTCTGCATGACCTATAATAATAATGTGTATTcacgttttattaggcaggcgtaaGGTTTTTTATTCCAtagctttcacccaataacctagtttaTTTTAGATCCCATccactctcaatagtccttacaccccgGCGGTTGCTACCTCTACATGCGTCCCATGatacgggcaagggcagcatccgctcagtgtaccccttacatttcattaaagtatCAAAGGGCCTCTACATATTGGCTTCGGCTCCACGCACGCCCCCCAAAGGTCCAGAACACCATTgctccgtgatgggaaagacatgtGTATTCATAAACATGTGGTATATATTTCAGCACAAGAGCCCTGGCCGGACAATGTGAAGCTGTTCCAACCGTATGAGGTGGAGCAAATACTGCTCCCGGATAATGCTAGCTGCCTGGCCGTTCAGGCCTTTTTGAAAGTGAGTTCACTATGGCATATTACAgtttaaattaaatcaaaatatcCTATTCAACTAGTAGCTCTTGAGAGCTGTAGACATTAAGATAAgcttaaaaaatgtaaaattaaaaaatacatacttccttactaagtatgtatatactcCTTGAGCCTATCAACCCTGTTCATAAAATTTCACAAGTATCAGTTCAGAAAAGCTACctgcagaggagaacatccggacatacgaaagccgaagctgaaacggagacctttgctagcACTCGATCAATAAATGAAAGAGTCAATTATATACCATTATACACTTGTGcactagacgtgtgcgccgcgccggcgcgccgccgccgccgggcttttttgccacgccgccgccgccgataaatgatcggcgtgaaatcggcgtgaccttgagtgttgttaatcaGCTATTTTAACTTGATATTTGGATtacaatttagattttttttgtatgatatatgttacagttgtcaaatatatatcaattatttatttaatgaaacaGATTAAGCCAGTTGCACAAAATATTTGACACACGTCAGTTGTTCAGCGTCAAAAAAGATGAAGAAGCATTATATGCAGTATTTTTGCCTCTAAATTGTGCATTCACATTCAACTATTAATTAGAATTTGTATGCCTTCACCTCACATACGAAGTTAGAATGATATGTCATGAAAATACTTGCATTGCAATTAACTAGGCAACCAAAACACAGGGCTCATGTACCATGAAACCTCAAGGAGCAACAGAAAAGGAAGACTAACTAGCTAATGTTGCGTTGCGATCATCATACTTGCTTGTGCTATTGTCGAATGGCTTACgggaataacaacaagaaatgttttttagcgataagaccgcctgttgtttacctctgcttgtatttctgttttcttttgtcttgtattcttttattgaggtatgCAATAaggagtatttgtattgtattatattgtacATCGAAATAGCGGCTCTTCTGAAGAAAATTGAAGTTGAAAGCTCTAGAGTGGTCTTAAGATAAACCATTCCGAGACCAAAGTAATGGTTGTAGACAAGGTAAACGTACTCCAAGTTACCGACGCACTCGGTGATTACGAAAAAGCGAGCAAGTTTATATATCTTGGTGGTAGGAGTTCTCGTCTTTCCTACATATATTCCAGTATGGTGCCGAAACGCTGAGCCTCAAAAAGGGTGACGTGCAAAGGTTGGCGCTTTAGAGATGTAGTGTTGGCGAAGACTGCTACTTATATACCTAGGACAGCTGGAAGAAGAAACCCCTTAATTTTCAAATAGCTCAATATCGCCACTCGGGTATCTACATCTTTCTTCGGGAATATTATGCGGTTTCCAACGCATGATGTGGCGAAACGTAATATGAATTTAGGCccaatgaatggcaaacgtgctcAGAGTGGAGCATGTATGAGATGGTCGATGGCTGGCGgcagtctgcaccgtgcagttCACACGGCTTATGACTGCACGAAAttgagacaaattacatgtggtcgcaatcctcagcaatgagaaaCCGAGAAAGAAGAAAATACTTCTCAGTGAGCCTGGTGCTTGTACAACAAGAAAACCATTAAAGGGAAGCCATGGCAGTCCACTATATCTAGGATATTTGAAGATAAGCCATGGACAGCATGACAAAACCGAGTTACAGAGAGATACAGATCGGATCGAAAGTCATTGGGACCAGATGCCCCCTAAATACAAACCAATTAATTACTAGGAAATCAAGTTTTTATACCTATcttatattcatttacaaaccctattttaGTCAAAACCTATTCAAAACTATACGTAGATTACGTAGTTCGCCTACTAGCAACCTGGATTAATCaatattttcaagaaaaacgacaaattaatgttttttctttAGAAACttgaaagtcaaggtcacgccgatttcacgccgaaaacacgccgccgccgccgatttttcggcaaacgccgccgccgatcgttTTTTactcggcgcacacgtctattGTGCACTTACATACTGTGCTAATTATAGGCTGCACACGCATACCTAaatcacagaataactaatagtactaccgtacagaaaattcactccttcacaaaagtcagatttaggtataaaattatacctatactcgccgccagcaacaaaattgaaacttataaccgcgcacaaACGGTGAAtattctttgcgcgagcgccacgtgacacgactatcgtgcggtcgagcggcagcccactgccatacgcctgcccgggcggcgcgccggccaaatgtacctaaactgcgtagtgacacccccctgcctAAATATGAAAATTGCAGCTTGCTCAAGGATAGCATGCAATAAACATACCTACTAACTTTCTTTCACTCGAAAGATTTTGGCAAACAAGATTGTTTACGCCATTACCACATTTTTCAATAGTCTATCTATCTTTAgatgtaatttttagggttccgtacccaaagggtaaaaatgggaccctattactaagactagactgtccgtctgtctatccgtctgtctttAACAAGCTGtatgtcatgaaccgtgatagctagacagttgaaattttcacagatgatgtatttctgtggccgctataacaatatatactaaaaagtaaggaaccctcggtgggcgagtccgactcgcacttgtccggttttcttTCACAACATTCACTGAAATTTCACTTCTTTTCTCCCCAGATGTGCAACCTCCCCTTCGAAGTAGAGATGCGCTGGAACGCCGAGTTCATGTCGCCCTCCGGCCGCGTCCCCTTCATCAAATGTGGAGCCTTTGTCGTCTCAGAGTTAGAGCCGGTGGCGCAGTTCGCCGCCAACAAAGGTGTCTCACTCTGCAGCCAGCTCAGTTCTGAAGAGAAGGCGGAGATGCGCGCGTACATGAGTCTTATTACTAACGTGCTGGTCAACGCTGAGGTAAGACAGTCAGAACCAATGTAAGAGTaggacattttaaaataaaaatgtaaattttaaaaatatataaatttaattttgatggCTCAAGCATATTTTAGACCACTTTGCCGTTTCTTGGATcagattttttactttttagggttccgtaccctaatactaagactccgctgtctgtctgtctgtctgtctgtccatctatttcatttcatttattccttGCTTAGTGTGTGTATAAAAGGTCTTATGTGTAAATCATTACATGTCTCAACACAACCTTGTGAGGGTATTGCAATAAACTTAAGAgctatctgtctgtcaccaggctgtatctcatgaaccgtgacagctagacagttaaaattttcacagacgacgtatttctgttgccgctataataacaaatactaaaaagtacggaaccctgggtgggcgagtccgacccgCACATGTCCGGTTATTTTACACTGAATAACATAAGATGCAGCGGGGCAATTCCGACTGTGGgctaatttcaactaatcgaaatatcttccatgttttaaaTTGCCCTCCTGCACCTTACGCTAAACTATACCTAGTAATACCTAAATAACATTATAACGCCAGAgcgcagcactaagctagctagtataCCATAGAGTatataacttatacatactgtgccttaaactatttttgacaagttttcacagataataaaatatgacatcgacacatcaaggcggtttgttaacattaacaagggcctaccgggaaacgcgaaaatcgaaatttagttatctgcctctttatcgctcgaatttgcaagagtgatagagaggttagataacgacatttcgattttcttgtttcgcggtagacccccagattgtgatggattgtggtagtagcgccccctacgcagaggtTCGCGtacctaatattccctattgtttcAGCTATGGATATCCTGGATTGATGACGAAACCTACAACGCAGTGACCAAAGTGCGCAACTCTTCCGTCTACCCGTGGCCGCTGGGCTGGATCCAGACTCGAACCAAGCGTAATATGGTGGCTAAAAGACTTAAGGCTCTACACTGGCATGATAAGACCTTAGACCAAGTTTTGGCTGATGTAAGTATAGTTTGatgtcatcatcttcctcgcgttatcccggtattttgccacggctcatgtgagctaggggtccgcttgacaactaatcccgagaattggcgtaagtactagtttttacgaaagcgactgccatctgaccttgcaacccagagggtaaactaggccttattgggattagtccggtttcctcacgatgttttccttcaccgaaaagcgtcTGGTGcaaatcaaatgatatttcgtacataagttccgaaaaactcattggtacctatgagccggggtttgaacccgcgacctccggattgaaagtcgcacgctcttaccgctaggccaccagcgcttatcgTAAGTATAGTTTGATGTATAGTTGGTTAAAGATTGAAACCAAAAAGAAAGCGTGTTCaagtaattttgaacatttCGTCTGCTTAGCTACTTCTGCCGATTGTACAAAAACGTGTATCGAAATCCGAAGACGACCACTAGCCTAGTAGTTTTAACTCATGACATTCCCTGGTTTGTGTCGATATTAAAGATAAATTTAAgtttatttgcaaaaatgttgtgaaattaaaagaaaaatgtagtgtaaataaatgcatttgtaaaaatcaaataaatcgaCCTGCATTTCCATAGTTAAATTGTATGTGAGCAAAATATATGTAttcaattttatattatttgcaGGTGGACCAATGTTGCAATTCGCTGAGCCAGCGTCTGGGTGACAAGGACTATTTCTTCGGAACGTAAGTTTTACATATTAAGTAACATTATAcctaaattttgtaaattgtaataattatcGTATAACATGCCTGCCATTCTGATGAGATAAATTCTATTTTTGtgattaattttaaacatgaaTCCAAAAACTGCACCTATGTGAGGTGACCTCGCGCTTCGTGAACACTTCATAATGCGGTATCTATGTAGATATCTACCTATCTCTTTAATGATAAATGATCCAAAAAGCCTAGCCTTGTTTTTGTAGcctaaatagaagaaaaaaacagTTCTATTGCCCCATCTTTTACCCAACCGAtctgttattttattacaaaattgtTACAATAGTAGTGAAAAGTTAATTACCAGTCGAACCGTCATTTTAGTATCTTGGATATAATAAGAGCTTGATCTAACCCACCTCTGCAATCCTAACCTAGCTCCCTCCCTTAGACCCACCCTCTTGGACACCCTGATCTAAGGCCATATCCGCGCTCTGCTCGGGGCCTTCGGGCCTCGCGCCGCTTCATGGTCAAGcctataacctaacctaaccctccctGTCCTTAGCCCCAACCCCCTGATGGACGCCCTGATCTACGGCCATATCCGCGCGCTGCTCGGGGCCTCTGGGCCTCGCGCCGTGCTCAATCAGCCTATAACCTAACCTTCCCCTCCCTTCCCTAGCCCCACCCCCCTGGACGCCCTCATCTACGGACATATACGCGCGCTGCTCGGGGCCTCTGGGCCTCGCGCCGCGCTCATGGTGAAGCCTATAACCACGGCGCTGCTGTTTCATATGTTGCGGCTGGCTAATCTGACGCAGATGAGTTTGACGGTGCGTTTAATATGAATATTTAAGAAGTATTTTTCAAGTAGTTGAAGTTCTAACTGCCGAATATAGtagagcaattctcaaaaagtttgtacatttcgacctcatcttagatttctataaaaattggtatgctggtaaagtaccTACATGAAGCTAAACAACTTCCACCagatttcccaaaatgtcccagaaagtttctaagaaacattccttttttgttacgaaatgtgtaaggaaatctggtaacaaaaaaggaatgtttcttagaaactttctgggaaatatggtggaagttgttcagcttcatgtactttaccagcataccaatttt
This genomic window contains:
- the LOC134802751 gene encoding metaxin-2 isoform X3; translated protein: MKNGDPFNFAQEPWPDNVKLFQPYEVEQILLPDNASCLAVQAFLKMCNLPFEVEMRWNAEFMSPSGRVPFIKCGAFVVSELEPVAQFAANKGVSLCSQLSSEEKAEMRAYMSLITNVLVNAELWISWIDDETYNAVTKVRNSSVYPWPLGWIQTRTKRNMVAKRLKALHWHDKTLDQVLADVDQCCNSLSQRLGDKDYFFGTPTPLDALIYGHIRALLGASGPRAALMVKPITTALLFHMLRLANLTQMSLTPQEESLVSQVSLLRQTPERPRIVPRNTSSRVSASLRYWDGQRGDNMLVYGFKPFASKQLNITVTKDGLTCQSPIRPFRYEESYACVKQILDKLLDKLDLENKEFEFVEFGSSEMGNVKTSLDRIDEDFLIHSETDDTSEATDVLENVSGSGQDSRVGSQREEFE
- the LOC134802751 gene encoding metaxin-2 isoform X2, with protein sequence MPEFDLKDSIITSLNAQEPWPDNVKLFQPYEVEQILLPDNASCLAVQAFLKMCNLPFEVEMRWNAEFMSPSGRVPFIKCGAFVVSELEPVAQFAANKGVSLCSQLSSEEKAEMRAYMSLITNVLVNAELWISWIDDETYNAVTKVRNSSVYPWPLGWIQTRTKRNMVAKRLKALHWHDKTLDQVLADVDQCCNSLSQRLGDKDYFFGTPTPLDALIYGHIRALLGASGPRAALMVKPITTALLFHMLRLANLTQMSLTPQEESLVSQVSLLRQTPERPRIVPRNTSSRVSASLRYWDGQRGDNMLVYGFKPFASKQLNITVTKDGLTCQSPIRPFRYEESYACVKQILDKLLDKLDLENKEFEFVEFGSSEMGNVKTSLDRIDEDFLIHSETDDTSEATDVLENVSGSGQDSRVGSQREEFE
- the LOC134802751 gene encoding uncharacterized protein LOC134802751 isoform X1: MSLTETKLKKSRPSVRPLNCTRTSRSNSPRSRTREQIFQRYVDVIDSKSDTTTFTRHSERPFTNFDDEAFGANINSNKIACTSDNMKKLILMAQEPWPDNVKLFQPYEVEQILLPDNASCLAVQAFLKMCNLPFEVEMRWNAEFMSPSGRVPFIKCGAFVVSELEPVAQFAANKGVSLCSQLSSEEKAEMRAYMSLITNVLVNAELWISWIDDETYNAVTKVRNSSVYPWPLGWIQTRTKRNMVAKRLKALHWHDKTLDQVLADVDQCCNSLSQRLGDKDYFFGTPTPLDALIYGHIRALLGASGPRAALMVKPITTALLFHMLRLANLTQMSLTPQEESLVSQVSLLRQTPERPRIVPRNTSSRVSASLRYWDGQRGDNMLVYGFKPFASKQLNITVTKDGLTCQSPIRPFRYEESYACVKQILDKLLDKLDLENKEFEFVEFGSSEMGNVKTSLDRIDEDFLIHSETDDTSEATDVLENVSGSGQDSRVGSQREEFE
- the LOC134802751 gene encoding metaxin-2 isoform X4; the encoded protein is MKKLILMAQEPWPDNVKLFQPYEVEQILLPDNASCLAVQAFLKMCNLPFEVEMRWNAEFMSPSGRVPFIKCGAFVVSELEPVAQFAANKGVSLCSQLSSEEKAEMRAYMSLITNVLVNAELWISWIDDETYNAVTKVRNSSVYPWPLGWIQTRTKRNMVAKRLKALHWHDKTLDQVLADVDQCCNSLSQRLGDKDYFFGTPTELDALVFGHVFTVLTTRLPRRRLAETIRKHAPLLALARRVDETYFKRP